The Algoriphagus sanaruensis genome window below encodes:
- a CDS encoding Ig-like domain-containing domain produces MGGPRDEDPPQLIESNPKGQSTEVKPASIELIFDEYIKLDNPTKGIVITPRIDKDKVTFTALKNKVIVELDQELEDSTTYVFNFQKSVIDISEENPAENLKLVFSTGKTIDSLSISGNINYLFQEKKIDYNNTIIGVYPLSDTTNLFNEQPYYLTRADSAGKFQVGNIKNGKYRLYAWNDINGSLKAENKSEEYDFLNDTLTIDHNIEGIQFNLAKSDLTPIRILRSGPFGQNYEIILNRDPAELKIQNDGLGQEYFYTIEDKRIRLFSKSIQTDSIPFQLSLLDSVGSQKDSLIFAKFNTSERKPEKVTQSVNSGKSFYKDLEIEIKFNKPIVDINTDSLYVQYDSAGIIPIEKSFISISDSSKRDLIKINLSLPDSISKEIITLKAADSTFQDIEGQYNLEPIAANYRKLKREGLADAISGKIEGAEPPFIVQLLDQKNQLIKESYIEKNQNYSFSLLQPGTFIIRIIEDTNGNKRWDPSNINSNRNAERVFYFTNEEGKKDIIIRGGWTLEDQNIQGIEKTGITNK; encoded by the coding sequence ATGGGTGGACCTAGAGACGAAGATCCTCCACAACTAATAGAATCAAATCCAAAAGGTCAATCTACAGAAGTAAAACCAGCCAGTATCGAATTGATTTTTGATGAATACATCAAATTGGACAATCCTACCAAAGGAATCGTAATTACTCCAAGAATTGATAAGGATAAAGTAACATTCACAGCTTTAAAAAATAAAGTGATTGTGGAGCTAGATCAAGAATTAGAAGATTCCACAACATACGTATTCAATTTCCAAAAATCAGTGATAGACATATCAGAGGAGAACCCTGCTGAGAACTTAAAACTCGTTTTTTCAACCGGAAAAACAATTGACAGTCTTTCTATATCAGGCAATATAAATTACCTTTTTCAAGAAAAGAAAATAGATTATAACAACACCATAATTGGCGTTTATCCTCTCAGCGATACCACCAACTTATTTAACGAACAACCCTATTACTTGACAAGAGCAGACTCGGCAGGAAAATTCCAAGTAGGAAATATTAAAAATGGAAAGTATCGACTATATGCTTGGAACGATATCAATGGAAGCTTGAAAGCAGAAAATAAATCCGAGGAATATGACTTCCTGAATGATACCCTCACTATAGACCATAATATTGAAGGTATTCAATTTAACCTAGCAAAATCGGATTTAACTCCCATACGGATTCTTCGTTCAGGACCTTTTGGACAGAATTACGAAATTATTTTAAACAGAGATCCTGCTGAATTAAAAATTCAGAACGACGGATTAGGTCAAGAATATTTCTATACTATAGAAGATAAAAGGATACGACTATTCTCTAAATCAATCCAAACTGACAGCATTCCATTTCAACTTTCATTACTCGACTCAGTAGGATCACAAAAGGATAGCTTAATATTCGCAAAGTTCAATACATCTGAAAGGAAACCGGAAAAGGTTACACAATCTGTAAACTCCGGAAAAAGCTTTTACAAGGACTTGGAAATAGAAATCAAGTTTAACAAACCCATCGTTGACATAAATACGGACTCACTTTATGTCCAATATGATTCAGCTGGAATAATTCCGATTGAAAAGAGCTTCATATCAATCTCAGACTCTTCCAAAAGAGATTTGATTAAAATAAACCTATCCTTACCTGACTCAATATCAAAAGAGATAATAACCTTAAAAGCGGCTGATTCGACTTTCCAAGATATAGAAGGACAATACAATTTAGAGCCAATAGCAGCTAACTACAGAAAGCTTAAAAGAGAAGGGTTAGCAGACGCAATTAGTGGTAAGATTGAGGGCGCAGAACCTCCATTTATTGTTCAACTACTCGATCAAAAAAACCAATTAATTAAAGAATCATACATTGAAAAGAACCAAAATTATTCCTTCAGCCTATTACAACCAGGGACTTTTATCATCAGAATAATAGAAGATACAAATGGCAATAAAAGATGGGATCCTTCAAATATTAATTCAAATCGGAATGCTGAACGCGTCTTCTATTTCACTAACGAAGAAGGCAAAAAAGACATTATAATTAGAGGAGGATGGACACTTGAAGATCAAAATATTCAAGGAATTGAGAAAACTGGTATAACAAACAAGTAA
- a CDS encoding MarR family winged helix-turn-helix transcriptional regulator has product MKREETVDYHIKSAWHAISRMYNQQAAEEGFTTAIGFVLININSKEGTPATKIAPLIGLETRSLTRMLKTMEEKGLIYKKADPIDKRSVRIFLTEEGKQKKERSINTIMDFNFQVREFVSEEELQSFFGVFEKIQQVIERINENHITKPLFEI; this is encoded by the coding sequence ATGAAAAGAGAAGAGACGGTTGATTACCATATTAAAAGTGCCTGGCATGCTATCTCTCGCATGTACAATCAACAAGCGGCTGAGGAAGGATTTACAACCGCAATAGGATTTGTACTGATTAATATTAATTCAAAAGAAGGAACCCCAGCTACTAAGATTGCTCCACTGATTGGATTGGAAACCAGGAGTCTTACCCGAATGCTTAAGACCATGGAAGAAAAGGGATTAATCTACAAAAAGGCTGATCCCATAGATAAGCGATCCGTAAGGATTTTTTTAACTGAAGAAGGAAAGCAAAAAAAAGAACGCTCTATCAACACCATTATGGATTTTAATTTTCAAGTCCGAGAATTTGTTTCAGAAGAAGAGCTCCAATCCTTTTTTGGGGTGTTTGAAAAAATCCAACAAGTAATAGAAAGAATCAACGAAAACCATATCACAAAACCCTTATTTGAAATATAA
- a CDS encoding AMP-dependent synthetase/ligase produces MELNRLFDLIPYQIKKYNKEIALGRKENGEWKTYSSNDLKRIVDNLSIGFLSSGISKGDKVAIISENRPEWNFIDLALQQIGAISVPMYPTITSDDYAYIFDHAEVKMIFVGDLTIYQKAADVANERKIFSFDQLDGVEHWTALENKGENGDLASLEASKSEVKPNDLFTIIYTSGTTGRPKGVMLTHHNVLSNLISVSHIMSPPEGTSKVLSFLPLCHIFERTASFCFIYLGYSVYYAENLDKIGDNLKEVQPHVFNTVPRLLEKVYDKIVAKGYELSGVKKKLFFWALNLGLKYDPSTSMGSWYDFQLKIANKLIFSKWREALGGNIMQINSGASALQPRLARVFWAAGIKVCEGYGLTETSPVITASIGTYEEIRIGYVGKIVKDVQVKIADDGEILVKGPNVMQGYYKDPDMTSEVIKNGWFHTGDIGELDGQYLKITDRKKEMFKTSGGKYIAPQVMENKFKESLLIEQLIVVGDGKNYPAALIVPSFEGLREYCKRKDIPYTTDQEMVKKLEILEKYQSELDHYNKFFGKWEQIKRFKLLDQPWGIETGELTPTMKLKRKVITQKYQDKIESIYQA; encoded by the coding sequence ATGGAACTCAATCGTCTGTTTGACCTGATTCCCTATCAGATTAAGAAGTACAATAAGGAAATTGCCTTAGGAAGAAAAGAAAACGGAGAATGGAAAACTTATTCTTCCAATGACCTCAAGCGAATAGTTGATAACTTAAGCATAGGATTTTTAAGTTCCGGAATTTCTAAGGGAGATAAAGTAGCCATCATTTCCGAAAACAGACCTGAGTGGAATTTTATTGATCTTGCTCTGCAGCAAATAGGCGCTATATCAGTGCCGATGTATCCAACCATCACCTCAGATGATTATGCTTACATTTTTGATCATGCAGAAGTCAAAATGATTTTTGTAGGCGACCTTACCATTTATCAAAAAGCAGCAGATGTAGCAAATGAGCGGAAAATTTTCTCTTTCGATCAACTGGATGGAGTTGAACATTGGACTGCCCTAGAGAATAAAGGAGAAAATGGTGATTTAGCTTCGCTTGAAGCAAGTAAATCCGAAGTTAAACCCAATGATCTGTTTACAATAATTTATACCTCAGGTACTACCGGTAGACCCAAAGGTGTCATGCTTACTCATCATAACGTGCTATCCAACTTAATCTCGGTATCGCATATTATGTCTCCTCCTGAGGGAACCTCCAAGGTGTTAAGCTTTCTACCTCTTTGCCATATTTTTGAAAGAACTGCTTCATTCTGTTTTATTTACCTGGGTTATTCAGTTTACTATGCTGAAAACTTGGATAAAATCGGGGATAACCTCAAAGAAGTTCAGCCTCATGTATTCAATACAGTTCCTAGACTCTTAGAGAAGGTATATGATAAGATTGTGGCTAAGGGCTATGAATTGTCCGGCGTAAAAAAGAAACTCTTCTTCTGGGCTTTAAATTTGGGATTGAAATATGATCCGTCTACTTCAATGGGTTCATGGTATGATTTTCAACTTAAAATAGCCAATAAGCTAATTTTTTCGAAGTGGAGAGAAGCTCTAGGAGGGAATATCATGCAGATCAATTCGGGAGCTTCAGCTCTACAGCCTAGATTAGCTAGAGTATTTTGGGCTGCAGGAATCAAAGTATGTGAAGGATATGGACTAACTGAGACTTCACCAGTAATCACTGCATCAATCGGAACCTATGAAGAAATCCGAATTGGCTATGTAGGAAAGATTGTAAAAGATGTCCAAGTCAAAATCGCGGACGATGGAGAAATCCTAGTCAAAGGTCCCAATGTAATGCAGGGATATTACAAAGACCCAGATATGACTTCAGAGGTGATCAAAAATGGCTGGTTTCATACAGGAGATATTGGTGAGCTTGATGGTCAATATCTTAAGATTACAGACCGTAAAAAGGAAATGTTTAAAACCTCTGGAGGGAAATACATTGCACCTCAAGTCATGGAAAATAAGTTTAAGGAATCCCTATTGATCGAGCAGCTTATCGTAGTAGGAGATGGTAAGAATTACCCAGCCGCATTGATTGTACCCAGCTTCGAAGGTCTAAGAGAATACTGCAAGCGAAAGGATATTCCTTATACTACCGATCAGGAAATGGTTAAAAAACTTGAGATTCTAGAAAAATACCAATCTGAGTTAGATCATTACAACAAATTTTTTGGGAAATGGGAACAGATCAAACGTTTCAAACTTCTTGATCAACCTTGGGGAATTGAAACAGGTGAACTGACACCTACCATGAAATTGAAGCGAAAAGTCATTACTCAAAAGTATCAAGATAAAATTGAATCGATTTATCAGGCTTAA
- a CDS encoding 3-hydroxyacyl-CoA dehydrogenase/enoyl-CoA hydratase family protein codes for MNRTIKKVAVLGSGVMGSRIACHFANIGVQVLLLDIVPFELTEDEQKKGLTKEHPAVKNRIVTAALQNTLKSNPSAIYDKSFASRITTGNFDDDLPKIKDYDWVIEVVVERLDIKQQLFEKVEKYRKPGTLITSNTSGIPMHLMCEGRSENFQAHFAGTHFFNPPRYLRLLEIIPGPKSNPEIIDFLMDYGDRYLGKETVLCKDTPAFIANRIGVYAIISGMHAIEKAGFGVSEVDKLTGPVIGRAKSATFRTMDVVGLDTTVNVANNLYKALPNDESREKFKLPKIVEVLYNNKWFGDKTGQGYFKMIRHKDGRKELKELDLTTFEYKDVEKPKFKALEASKEIDDLKKRIKFLVNFEDRAGEFYRASFYDLFKYCSYRIPEISDELYRIDQAVCAGFGWELGPFETWDILGVKETLEKMEAAGETAASWVHEMLAAGHDSFYKVEGGKRKYYDIPSKSYLEIPGIEDFIILDTLKSAGKKVWGNAGSTIYDMGDEVIGLEFHTKMNSMGAEVIEGINTAIGMAEKSYKGLVIGNEGGNFSAGANLAMLFMFAGDQEFDEINLMIAQFQNTMMRARYSSVPVVVAPHNMALGGGCELSLHADHIQAHAELYMGLVEVGVGLIPAGGGTKEMTRRFANGVIAGDVELNQLQEYFMNIATAKVSTSAEEARGLGYLRTQDGISLNRKRQLADAKAKVMSLSDLGYTQPMQQTNIKVLGKTSLALFEAGITGMIYGNYISEHDAKIARKLAWVMSGGDLSSPTEVSEQYLLDLEREAFLSLTGEQKTLERIHSILFKGKPLRN; via the coding sequence ATGAACAGAACCATCAAAAAAGTCGCCGTATTAGGTTCGGGCGTGATGGGCTCGAGAATAGCCTGTCATTTCGCGAATATCGGTGTTCAAGTACTTTTATTGGATATTGTTCCCTTTGAACTTACCGAGGATGAACAAAAAAAGGGATTGACAAAGGAGCATCCAGCTGTCAAAAATCGCATTGTCACAGCTGCCTTGCAGAATACCCTTAAGTCTAATCCAAGTGCCATCTATGACAAATCATTTGCTTCCAGAATCACCACTGGAAATTTTGATGATGATCTGCCTAAGATCAAAGATTACGATTGGGTCATCGAAGTCGTGGTTGAGCGACTGGACATTAAGCAACAACTATTCGAAAAGGTAGAGAAGTACCGAAAACCCGGTACCTTGATTACTTCCAACACTTCGGGTATTCCCATGCATTTAATGTGTGAAGGTAGATCTGAGAATTTCCAAGCTCACTTTGCAGGAACCCACTTTTTCAATCCTCCTCGGTACTTGCGTCTTTTGGAAATCATCCCTGGACCTAAATCTAATCCAGAGATTATTGATTTCTTGATGGATTACGGAGACCGATATCTGGGAAAAGAAACGGTTTTATGTAAAGATACGCCTGCATTTATAGCAAACAGAATTGGAGTATATGCCATCATTTCAGGAATGCATGCCATTGAAAAGGCAGGTTTTGGAGTTTCTGAAGTAGACAAACTGACGGGACCTGTGATTGGCCGAGCAAAATCAGCCACCTTCCGAACCATGGATGTTGTAGGTCTCGATACCACCGTTAATGTGGCCAATAACCTTTACAAAGCCCTTCCAAATGATGAGTCCAGGGAAAAATTCAAACTTCCCAAAATCGTAGAAGTCCTATACAACAACAAATGGTTTGGGGATAAGACAGGCCAAGGCTATTTTAAAATGATTCGTCATAAGGACGGTAGAAAAGAACTCAAAGAATTAGACCTTACAACCTTCGAATACAAGGATGTAGAAAAACCAAAATTTAAAGCACTCGAAGCTTCTAAAGAAATCGATGACCTCAAAAAAAGGATCAAGTTTTTGGTGAATTTCGAAGACCGAGCAGGCGAATTTTACAGGGCTTCTTTTTACGATTTGTTTAAATACTGTTCTTACCGTATTCCTGAAATTTCCGATGAACTCTATCGAATCGATCAGGCGGTATGTGCTGGTTTTGGTTGGGAATTAGGACCTTTTGAAACATGGGACATTCTTGGAGTAAAGGAAACTCTTGAGAAAATGGAAGCAGCTGGAGAAACAGCGGCTTCATGGGTACATGAAATGCTTGCAGCAGGCCATGATTCATTCTACAAAGTCGAGGGAGGAAAAAGAAAATACTACGACATCCCTTCCAAATCCTATTTGGAAATCCCAGGTATTGAAGATTTCATCATTCTTGATACACTCAAATCTGCAGGCAAAAAAGTCTGGGGAAATGCGGGATCGACTATTTACGACATGGGGGATGAAGTCATAGGATTAGAATTCCATACGAAAATGAATTCTATGGGAGCTGAAGTGATTGAAGGAATCAATACAGCAATCGGTATGGCTGAAAAGTCCTACAAAGGCTTGGTGATCGGAAATGAAGGCGGAAATTTCTCAGCAGGTGCAAATTTGGCTATGCTCTTCATGTTCGCTGGAGATCAGGAGTTTGACGAAATCAACTTAATGATTGCTCAATTCCAGAACACCATGATGCGTGCTCGTTATTCTTCAGTCCCGGTAGTTGTTGCGCCACATAATATGGCGCTAGGAGGTGGATGCGAACTTTCACTTCATGCTGATCATATTCAAGCACATGCTGAATTGTATATGGGATTGGTGGAAGTCGGTGTTGGATTGATTCCTGCTGGCGGGGGTACTAAAGAAATGACTCGAAGGTTTGCTAATGGAGTAATCGCAGGTGATGTAGAGCTTAATCAGCTTCAGGAATATTTCATGAACATCGCCACTGCCAAAGTTTCAACTTCGGCCGAAGAAGCCAGAGGGTTGGGTTATTTGAGAACACAGGATGGAATTTCCCTCAATCGTAAAAGACAATTGGCAGATGCTAAAGCAAAAGTTATGTCTCTTTCGGACTTAGGGTATACGCAGCCAATGCAACAAACCAATATCAAAGTCTTAGGAAAGACTTCTTTGGCTCTTTTTGAAGCGGGTATCACTGGAATGATTTACGGAAACTATATCTCTGAGCACGATGCTAAAATCGCCCGAAAATTGGCTTGGGTCATGTCAGGTGGTGATTTATCTTCTCCAACAGAAGTTTCTGAGCAGTATTTGCTTGACTTAGAGCGTGAAGCCTTCTTGAGTTTGACTGGAGAGCAAAAGACACTGGAACGAATCCATAGTATTTTATTCAAAGGCAAACCACTTAGAAACTAA
- a CDS encoding class I SAM-dependent methyltransferase, whose translation MELKDYAVSQENFIICRCNSCELLFTNPRPTEEEIVPYYDFPDYFSHDDKSKNLTHWLYNQIRKISIQKKIRLIEDLAPIGRLLDYGCGTGEFLHEANLNQWKVVGIEPNPKAREQANLKLDKKVYSTINEIKTDTQFNVITLFHVLEHIHQLRKTIKQLIKHLKPNGYILLAIPNHESGDAKNYGKYWAGWDVPRHLYHFNSKSMEALGKEFDLSLEEIRPMPFDAFYVSLLSEKYKGNTSFFGSYTKGLINGLKSNLSTERPGDYSSNIYIFSKK comes from the coding sequence ATGGAATTAAAGGATTACGCGGTAAGCCAAGAAAACTTTATCATTTGTAGATGCAATAGTTGTGAACTCTTATTCACAAACCCAAGACCTACAGAAGAAGAGATTGTACCCTATTACGATTTTCCAGACTATTTTTCACATGATGATAAATCAAAAAATCTGACACATTGGCTTTACAACCAAATCAGAAAAATTTCAATTCAGAAAAAGATACGATTAATTGAAGATTTAGCACCTATAGGAAGACTTCTAGACTATGGTTGCGGAACAGGGGAATTCTTACATGAAGCCAATCTGAATCAATGGAAAGTAGTGGGGATAGAACCAAATCCAAAAGCTAGAGAACAAGCTAATTTGAAGCTGGATAAAAAGGTGTATTCGACCATAAATGAAATTAAAACGGATACTCAATTCAATGTAATTACTCTTTTTCATGTTTTAGAGCATATTCACCAATTAAGAAAAACAATCAAACAATTAATAAAGCACTTAAAACCAAATGGTTATATCCTATTGGCTATTCCAAACCATGAGTCAGGAGACGCAAAAAATTATGGAAAATATTGGGCAGGATGGGACGTTCCACGGCACTTATACCATTTTAACTCTAAGAGTATGGAGGCCTTAGGAAAAGAATTTGATCTTTCATTAGAAGAAATAAGGCCGATGCCATTTGATGCCTTTTACGTTTCCCTACTTTCAGAAAAATATAAAGGAAATACATCATTTTTTGGTTCGTATACCAAAGGTTTGATTAATGGTCTGAAATCAAACTTAAGCACAGAAAGACCAGGAGACTATTCTAGCAACATTTATATATTCTCAAAAAAATGA
- a CDS encoding thiolase family protein has protein sequence MEAYIINGYRSAVGKSKRGGFRFYRPDDLATDVIKHLVANTPGLEPKMVDDLIVGNAVPEAEQGMQMGRMISLMALGIDAPGFVMNRYCGSGLEAIALAVGKIKAGMADCIIAGGTESMSLVPMMGYKTALNWKIASQTPSYYLSMGLTAEELAKDYSITREESDAFSVRSHDRALAAIAGGRFKDEIVPVEVEETYLDEKGKKKTRKFTVDTDEGPRAGTTMEALAALKPAFKNGGQVTAGNSSQTSDGAAFVVVMSERLMKSLGLDPIARMMSYSVAGVDPRIMGIGPKEAVPKALKQAGLSLQEIDLIELNEAFAAQALAVIKSLDMNPELVNVNGGAVALGHPLGCTGAKLSVQLFNELRRQNKKYGMVTACVGGGQGVAGIYELLK, from the coding sequence ATGGAAGCATACATAATTAATGGATATAGATCAGCAGTAGGAAAATCCAAAAGAGGAGGATTTCGATTTTATCGTCCAGATGATCTCGCTACGGATGTAATCAAACATTTAGTGGCTAATACACCTGGGTTGGAACCAAAAATGGTTGATGATTTGATCGTTGGTAATGCTGTACCAGAAGCAGAACAAGGTATGCAGATGGGACGAATGATTTCCTTGATGGCACTTGGAATAGACGCTCCAGGCTTTGTGATGAACCGTTATTGCGGTTCAGGTTTGGAAGCAATTGCCTTGGCCGTAGGAAAAATCAAGGCAGGCATGGCAGATTGTATCATCGCAGGTGGTACAGAATCCATGTCCTTGGTGCCTATGATGGGCTATAAAACAGCTTTGAACTGGAAAATTGCATCACAAACTCCTTCTTATTACTTAAGCATGGGTTTGACGGCGGAAGAACTGGCGAAAGATTACTCGATTACCCGAGAAGAATCAGACGCTTTTTCAGTAAGATCTCATGATCGTGCGCTAGCAGCTATTGCAGGTGGAAGATTTAAAGATGAAATCGTTCCAGTAGAAGTTGAAGAAACGTATCTCGATGAGAAAGGCAAAAAGAAGACCCGGAAGTTTACGGTAGATACTGATGAAGGACCAAGAGCGGGTACCACGATGGAAGCTTTGGCAGCGCTAAAGCCTGCTTTTAAAAATGGCGGGCAAGTGACTGCGGGTAATTCCTCTCAAACCTCTGATGGAGCAGCTTTCGTAGTAGTTATGTCTGAGCGATTAATGAAATCTCTCGGACTTGATCCGATTGCACGAATGATGTCCTATTCTGTAGCAGGTGTTGATCCAAGAATCATGGGTATCGGTCCAAAAGAAGCAGTTCCGAAAGCCCTCAAGCAAGCGGGCCTTAGTCTTCAGGAAATTGATTTAATCGAATTAAATGAAGCATTTGCTGCACAGGCATTGGCTGTGATCAAATCTCTGGATATGAATCCTGAACTAGTTAATGTGAATGGCGGTGCTGTAGCTCTAGGACACCCTCTTGGATGTACAGGTGCAAAACTTTCCGTTCAGCTCTTTAATGAGTTACGCCGACAAAACAAAAAATACGGGATGGTCACCGCTTGTGTAGGGGGAGGTCAAGGAGTAGCGGGTATTTATGAATTACTTAAGTGA